One Spinacia oleracea cultivar Varoflay chromosome 4, BTI_SOV_V1, whole genome shotgun sequence DNA segment encodes these proteins:
- the LOC130471604 gene encoding uncharacterized protein, translating into MLFSARFMAYKEEKKTSMHLGRIQQGKDESLRSYVRRFNLESGQIPDLPDGVAFDNFFRGLKKGSFKFDLVKKSVRTMADALDEAESFIHATEICSVPKESKGTETTDHPQRKDKSDKKTSRPNGT; encoded by the coding sequence ATGTTGTTTTCTGCAAGATTTATGGCTTATAAAGAggagaagaagacgagcatgcatttggGCCGAATACAGCAAGGGAAAGATGAGTCCTTGCGAAGCTATGTTCGACGTTTCAACTTGGAGTCTGGGCAGATTCCAGACTTACCTGACGGTGTAGCCTTTGATAATTTCTTCAGGGGACTTAAGAAGGGGTCCTTTAAGTTCGACCTGGTTAAGAAAAGTGTTAGAACTATGGCCGACGCTCTAGATGAGGCCGAGTCCTTCATTCATGCCACTGAAATCTGCTCCGTCCCTAAAGAGTCTAAGGGAACAGAGACCACTGACCATCCGCAGCGAAAGGACAAATCGGATAAAAAGACCAGCCGTCCGAATGGGACATGA